The Leeia aquatica genome has a window encoding:
- a CDS encoding DUF4124 domain-containing protein gives MKLLPIMLLALPFMAQADIFKVVDANGNITYTNTQVKGAQRVIVDETPGGSVNPSPRRASAGGAPAATPASFPKVETETQKRRDATRFQILTEELNDENRMLDDARKQLTSIASQKASPDQLASAQNKVTLHEKNIEALKKELAGVKQY, from the coding sequence ATGAAACTGCTGCCCATTATGCTGCTGGCGCTGCCCTTCATGGCCCAGGCAGACATCTTCAAAGTGGTGGATGCCAACGGCAACATTACCTATACCAATACCCAGGTTAAAGGCGCGCAGCGCGTCATCGTGGATGAAACCCCCGGGGGTAGCGTCAACCCCAGCCCGCGCCGTGCCAGTGCCGGCGGTGCCCCGGCCGCCACGCCTGCCAGCTTCCCCAAGGTAGAGACCGAGACCCAGAAACGGCGTGATGCCACCCGTTTCCAGATCCTCACCGAGGAGCTGAATGACGAAAACCGCATGCTGGATGATGCCCGCAAGCAGCTCACCAGCATCGCCAGCCAGAAGGCCAGCCCGGATCAACTGGCCAGCGCCCAGAACAAAGTGACCTTGCATGAGAAGAACATCGAGGCCTTGAAGAAAGAGCTGGCTGGCGTCAAGCAGTACTAA
- a CDS encoding HAD family hydrolase yields MAKWSDTEQDNLPHRVPHASMVSFSRPAARNDMIKAVVFDFGGVLFDWSPEYLYQTLIPDEAERRWFLQEVCNPAWNLQQDAGRSIAEAEAEKIAAFPQHETLIKAFYGQWPVMLKGALTDGVALLESLHAADIPLYGLTNWSAETYPYAEQHYPFLQRFRHVAVSGRLKLAKPDPAIYQHLLQHIGVAAEACVFIDDVLHNVEGARALGWHAIHHRSGPDTAAALRALGLSF; encoded by the coding sequence ATGGCCAAGTGGTCTGACACGGAACAGGACAACTTGCCACATCGGGTGCCGCATGCCAGCATGGTCAGCTTCAGCAGGCCAGCGGCAAGGAATGACATGATCAAGGCGGTGGTATTTGATTTTGGCGGGGTGTTGTTCGACTGGAGCCCGGAGTATCTGTATCAGACCTTGATTCCGGATGAAGCCGAGCGCCGCTGGTTTCTGCAAGAAGTGTGCAATCCCGCCTGGAACCTGCAACAGGATGCCGGGCGCAGCATTGCTGAAGCCGAAGCGGAAAAAATCGCTGCCTTTCCGCAGCATGAAACCTTGATCAAGGCCTTCTACGGGCAGTGGCCGGTGATGCTGAAAGGCGCGCTGACTGACGGCGTGGCATTGCTGGAATCCCTGCACGCAGCAGACATTCCTTTGTACGGCCTGACCAACTGGTCTGCCGAAACCTACCCTTACGCCGAGCAGCACTACCCTTTTCTGCAACGCTTTCGCCATGTTGCGGTGTCGGGACGCCTGAAACTGGCCAAGCCTGATCCGGCCATTTATCAGCACCTGCTGCAACACATCGGCGTCGCCGCAGAGGCTTGCGTGTTCATCGACGATGTATTACACAATGTGGAAGGGGCACGTGCACTCGGCTGGCACGCCATCCACCACCGCTCGGGGCCGGACACCGCGGCTGCCCTGCGTGCCCTGGGCCTCTCCTTCTAG
- a CDS encoding response regulator: MVTDTSASTSTRILVIDDEPQIRRFLDIGLRAQGYTVVQAETGQGGLEKLAALGADLVILDIGLPDMDGHEVLKALRQWSQVPVVMLSVRAGEQEKVAALDAGANDYVTKPFGTQELMARIRVLLRQNMPAQEAPTLFDDGHLRIDQARREVRLDGELITLGRKEYALLVLLLKHSGRVVTQPQILREIWGMTHTDDTHYIRILVGKLRLKLGDSPLKPRYIATEPGVGLRFLEGPQVTG, encoded by the coding sequence ATGGTCACTGATACCTCTGCATCCACGTCCACACGCATTCTGGTGATCGACGACGAGCCTCAGATTCGTCGTTTCCTCGACATCGGCCTGCGGGCACAGGGTTATACGGTCGTACAGGCAGAAACCGGGCAGGGCGGGCTGGAAAAACTGGCGGCCCTGGGTGCTGACCTTGTGATCCTGGACATTGGGCTGCCGGACATGGATGGACACGAGGTTCTGAAAGCGCTGCGTCAGTGGTCACAGGTTCCCGTTGTCATGCTCTCCGTGCGCGCAGGTGAGCAGGAAAAGGTGGCCGCGCTGGATGCGGGTGCAAATGACTATGTCACCAAACCCTTTGGCACCCAGGAGCTCATGGCGCGAATCCGGGTACTGCTCAGGCAGAACATGCCTGCCCAGGAGGCACCCACCCTGTTCGATGACGGACACCTGCGTATTGATCAGGCCCGCCGCGAAGTCCGCCTGGACGGGGAGCTCATCACGCTGGGGCGCAAGGAATACGCGCTACTGGTCTTGCTGCTCAAGCACAGCGGCCGTGTGGTCACCCAGCCCCAGATCCTGCGGGAAATCTGGGGGATGACCCATACAGATGACACTCACTACATCCGCATTCTGGTCGGCAAGTTGCGCCTGAAACTGGGCGACTCGCCGCTGAAGCCCCGCTACATTGCCACCGAGCCTGGTGTGGGCCTGCGGTTTCTGGAAGGTCCGCAGGTCACCGGCTAA
- a CDS encoding sensor histidine kinase: MNDDRDAKADALIQELQRQKAGQLTIFLGAAPGVGKTYAMLSRAKELQKQGVDIVIGLVETHGRTETAALLSGLELIPRRVVSYQGHTLDELDTDTILARSPKVVVVDELAHRNAPGSRHERRWQDVVELMDAGIDVYSAVNVQHLESLNDVVYRITGVRVSETVPDAVLDRLRDIRLVDLPPRELIERLNQGKVYIPDQAERALQAFFSPANLAALRELAMQTAADCVEGDFRASQQARGLPGVALRRRVLVAVDGLGASEYLVRAGRRMAERRDAPWSVISVQPGGSVDAARQAALDQAFALARSLGADTEVLYGSSVAEALLAHAERAGASTLVIGRTRERPIARMFNRTLTQQLLQRGTHYELVIIGTPSFRMKARMQKCRSVSPFSWQDVPLAALASIFATGMAWGAERWLGLHDLSMVFIVAVVLVAARTRMTASALTAILCFFAYNFFFIEPRLTFYIGASQGFATVFLFLAAALAAGRLASQLRMQVLALRAANAHATALQELGRTLSTAADLGEVLRAGRTVLEQHLQARVRLEVGTLAEQSSGSVLESLDRGAADWALHHAQLAGRYTDTLAGASWWFLPLLNGGQAVGVIGLQFGAHEARLSAEQRRLAEAMVEGIAQAVQRTRLVAELESARVSNEAERLRSALLSSVSHDLRSPLTAMIGSASSLSNYSDAISAADRKSLLDAILQEGERLDRYIQNLLDMTRLGHNGLSLKRDWIGVDELIGSATGRLRRYQPDVRLNVLIQPDLAPIWVHPALVEQALFNVLENAAKFSPPGEAIDISAQLAEEQLQLDIRDHGPGIPEDERSRIFDMFYSVERGDRGRQGTGLGLSIAQGMVGAHGGSIEALPPRAGQGTLIRIRLPLLVPASSERADGH; the protein is encoded by the coding sequence ATGAATGACGATCGCGATGCCAAAGCCGATGCCCTGATACAGGAGCTGCAGCGTCAGAAAGCCGGGCAGCTGACCATTTTCCTTGGCGCAGCGCCCGGGGTAGGAAAAACCTACGCCATGCTGTCCCGTGCCAAGGAACTACAAAAGCAAGGGGTGGATATTGTCATCGGGCTGGTAGAAACCCATGGCCGCACCGAAACAGCCGCCTTGTTGAGTGGGCTTGAGCTGATCCCGCGGCGGGTGGTGAGCTACCAGGGGCATACGCTCGATGAGCTCGATACGGACACCATCCTGGCCAGAAGCCCGAAAGTGGTAGTGGTGGATGAGCTGGCGCACCGCAATGCCCCCGGCAGCCGCCATGAGCGCCGCTGGCAGGATGTCGTGGAGTTGATGGATGCTGGAATCGACGTCTACTCAGCCGTCAACGTCCAGCATCTGGAGAGCCTGAACGATGTGGTGTATCGCATTACCGGTGTGCGCGTCAGCGAGACGGTGCCTGATGCGGTGCTGGACCGCTTGCGTGACATCCGTCTGGTGGACCTGCCACCGCGTGAGTTGATCGAGCGGCTGAATCAAGGCAAGGTCTACATTCCGGATCAGGCGGAGCGTGCACTGCAAGCCTTCTTCTCGCCCGCCAACCTGGCAGCCTTGCGTGAGCTTGCCATGCAAACGGCGGCAGACTGTGTGGAAGGTGACTTTCGGGCCTCTCAGCAGGCCAGGGGGCTGCCTGGTGTCGCTTTGCGGCGCAGGGTACTGGTTGCCGTAGATGGCCTGGGCGCGTCAGAATACCTGGTCCGCGCGGGACGACGCATGGCAGAGCGGCGGGATGCGCCCTGGAGTGTCATCTCGGTCCAGCCGGGGGGCAGCGTTGATGCAGCCCGTCAGGCCGCGCTGGACCAGGCCTTTGCCTTGGCACGCAGTCTGGGAGCAGACACCGAAGTGCTGTATGGCAGCAGTGTCGCGGAAGCCTTGCTTGCGCATGCCGAGCGGGCGGGCGCCTCCACGCTGGTGATCGGACGCACGCGTGAGCGGCCGATCGCGCGCATGTTCAACCGGACGTTGACGCAGCAACTCCTGCAGAGAGGAACGCACTATGAGCTGGTCATCATTGGCACACCCAGTTTCCGGATGAAGGCCCGAATGCAGAAATGCCGGTCCGTATCGCCCTTCAGCTGGCAGGATGTGCCCCTGGCCGCACTCGCCTCGATCTTTGCCACCGGCATGGCCTGGGGCGCGGAGCGTTGGCTGGGCTTGCATGACCTCTCCATGGTGTTCATTGTTGCCGTTGTGCTGGTGGCCGCCCGTACACGCATGACGGCTTCAGCATTAACCGCGATACTGTGCTTTTTTGCCTATAACTTCTTCTTTATTGAGCCTCGCCTCACCTTCTATATCGGGGCCAGCCAGGGTTTTGCCACGGTCTTTCTGTTTCTGGCGGCGGCGCTGGCAGCAGGGCGGCTGGCTTCACAATTGCGCATGCAGGTCCTCGCCTTGCGAGCCGCCAATGCCCACGCCACCGCCCTGCAGGAGCTCGGGCGGACGCTCAGTACTGCAGCGGACCTGGGCGAGGTTTTACGCGCAGGCCGAACGGTGCTGGAGCAGCACCTGCAGGCACGCGTGCGGCTGGAGGTCGGTACGCTTGCCGAGCAATCCAGCGGCAGTGTGCTGGAAAGCCTGGACCGGGGTGCCGCAGACTGGGCATTGCATCATGCTCAACTGGCCGGACGCTATACCGATACCCTAGCAGGTGCTTCCTGGTGGTTTCTGCCGCTCTTGAACGGGGGGCAGGCGGTTGGCGTCATCGGCCTGCAATTTGGCGCACATGAAGCTCGCCTGTCTGCAGAACAGCGACGCTTGGCGGAAGCCATGGTGGAAGGCATAGCGCAGGCGGTTCAGCGTACCCGACTGGTTGCGGAGCTGGAAAGCGCACGGGTCAGCAATGAGGCAGAGCGCCTGCGCTCCGCCTTGCTCTCTTCGGTTTCGCACGACTTGCGCTCACCTTTGACCGCCATGATTGGATCGGCCAGCAGCTTGAGCAATTACAGTGACGCCATCAGTGCTGCAGATCGCAAATCGCTGCTGGATGCCATCTTGCAAGAAGGTGAACGTCTGGACCGTTATATCCAGAACCTGCTGGACATGACCCGGCTAGGGCACAATGGGCTGAGCCTGAAGCGCGACTGGATCGGGGTAGATGAGCTGATCGGGTCCGCCACCGGCCGGCTCCGGCGGTATCAGCCGGATGTCCGCCTCAATGTCCTGATTCAGCCGGATCTTGCACCCATCTGGGTGCATCCGGCGCTGGTGGAGCAGGCCTTGTTCAATGTACTGGAGAATGCCGCCAAATTCTCTCCGCCGGGCGAGGCCATCGACATTTCCGCCCAGTTGGCAGAGGAACAACTGCAGCTGGACATCCGTGATCACGGACCTGGCATTCCAGAAGATGAGCGTAGCCGGATTTTTGACATGTTCTATTCCGTTGAACGCGGAGACCGTGGGCGCCAGGGCACCGGCCTCGGCTTGAGCATTGCGCAGGGGATGGTGGGCGCACATGGCGGCAGTATCGAGGCCTTGCCGCCCAGAGCGGGACAAGGCACACTGATCCGCATCCGGCTACCGCTGTTGGTACCCGCCTCTTCAGAGAGGGCTGATGGTCACTGA
- the kdpC gene encoding potassium-transporting ATPase subunit KdpC produces MNTVDITPQTRLLRPALGMAMLTLLGFGLTYSLLATGLGRALSPYTATGSLVTRDGVVAGSTLVSQPFASARYFMGRPTASGHDPMAMAGSNLAHSNPELMQRITAARKAVAQREGVPLERVPADLFTQSGSGSDPHISPEAARLQIARVAQARHLPAEQVAKLVSAHTEGKQFGLLGQPRVNVLALNLALDTLK; encoded by the coding sequence ATGAATACCGTTGATATCACCCCGCAAACCCGCCTGCTACGCCCGGCCTTGGGAATGGCCATGCTGACTCTGCTCGGCTTCGGGCTGACCTACTCCCTGTTGGCGACAGGACTGGGCCGCGCCCTGTCTCCCTACACCGCCACCGGTAGTCTGGTCACCCGGGATGGGGTGGTCGCAGGCTCTACCCTGGTCTCGCAACCTTTCGCATCAGCGCGATACTTCATGGGGCGACCCACCGCATCCGGTCATGATCCCATGGCCATGGCCGGCAGTAATCTGGCGCATTCCAACCCCGAGCTCATGCAGCGAATCACAGCGGCGCGCAAAGCCGTTGCCCAGCGTGAAGGCGTGCCGCTCGAACGCGTACCCGCGGATCTGTTCACACAGTCTGGCAGTGGCAGTGATCCGCACATCAGCCCGGAAGCCGCACGCCTACAAATCGCCCGCGTCGCACAAGCGCGCCATCTGCCTGCGGAGCAGGTCGCCAAGCTGGTCTCGGCCCATACAGAAGGCAAGCAGTTCGGCCTGTTGGGTCAACCCCGGGTCAACGTGCTTGCACTGAATCTGGCTCTGGACACCTTGAAGTAA
- the kdpB gene encoding potassium-transporting ATPase subunit KdpB: MTSFTSSPTQRKTHQALLDAAGFKAALGASFTKLAPQHAFKNPVMAVVWVGTVLTAVLTLTGASSPKLGWTVTSLLFVTVWFANFAEAIAEARGRGQAASLRRARQSLVARRLSDPTQRHQTTTVAGADLQPGDLVLVSAGEIIPADGEIVQGLATINESAVTGESAPVLREAGTDRSGVIGGTKVLSDEIVVKITVAPGHSFLDRMIALVEGANRQKTPNEVALGLLLFTMTITFLLVVATLPFIAGFVGVTLNPLLLVALLVCLIPTTIGGLLPAIGIAGMNRALSANVLAKSGKAVEVAGDVDVLLLDKTGTITYGDRQATAFHALAGIDHAALREAALLSSLADPTPEGKSIVKLARQPGESLEEPEQAHFVAFSAHTRMSGVDLPDGRTIRKGAMDAISRHVQSLGGQVPLELANRVEAVARKGATPLVVSDGKHLLGVVELSDVVKHGIKEKFAHFRAMGVKTIMITGDNPLTAAAIAAEAGVDDYIAEATPEDKLARIRKEQAGGRLVAMVGDGTNDAPALAQADVGLAMNSGTQAAKEAGNMVDLDNDPAKLLQVVEIGKQQLITRGALTTFSLANDVSKYFAILPALFAGAIPAMATLNVMQLSSPNNAVIAALLFNAIIIPALIPLALRGVRFRPSTATALLRRNMLVYGLGGIILPFPAIKLIDMLLHATFGA; the protein is encoded by the coding sequence ATGACCTCATTCACTTCCTCCCCCACTCAACGCAAGACCCACCAGGCTTTGCTGGATGCCGCGGGATTCAAGGCCGCGCTGGGTGCATCCTTTACCAAACTGGCACCCCAGCATGCGTTCAAGAACCCGGTCATGGCTGTGGTCTGGGTCGGAACGGTACTCACCGCCGTCTTGACCCTGACGGGCGCATCCAGCCCCAAACTGGGCTGGACGGTGACGAGCCTGCTGTTCGTTACGGTCTGGTTTGCCAACTTCGCAGAGGCCATCGCCGAAGCCCGTGGCCGGGGCCAGGCGGCCTCGCTGCGCCGGGCGCGTCAGTCGCTGGTTGCACGGCGGCTGTCCGATCCGACACAACGTCACCAGACCACCACTGTCGCTGGCGCCGATTTACAACCTGGCGATCTGGTGCTGGTCTCTGCCGGTGAGATCATCCCGGCGGATGGCGAAATCGTGCAGGGTCTGGCCACCATCAATGAATCGGCCGTGACCGGTGAATCTGCCCCCGTACTACGTGAGGCGGGAACCGACCGCTCTGGCGTGATTGGCGGCACCAAGGTGTTGTCAGACGAGATTGTGGTCAAGATTACGGTGGCACCCGGACATAGCTTCCTGGATCGCATGATTGCCCTGGTTGAAGGTGCAAACCGGCAGAAAACCCCGAACGAAGTGGCTCTCGGCTTGTTGCTGTTCACCATGACGATCACCTTCCTGCTGGTGGTCGCCACCCTCCCCTTTATTGCGGGCTTTGTGGGTGTCACGCTCAATCCCTTGCTGCTGGTCGCCTTGCTGGTCTGCCTGATCCCCACAACGATTGGCGGCTTGCTGCCAGCCATCGGGATTGCCGGGATGAACCGGGCGCTGTCCGCCAATGTATTGGCCAAATCCGGCAAAGCGGTGGAGGTGGCAGGCGATGTTGATGTGCTGCTGCTGGACAAGACGGGAACCATTACCTATGGCGACCGCCAGGCGACCGCCTTCCATGCATTGGCTGGCATCGACCATGCCGCGTTACGTGAAGCGGCCTTGCTGTCCTCGCTGGCGGACCCCACCCCTGAGGGTAAATCCATCGTCAAGCTGGCACGCCAGCCCGGTGAGTCGCTGGAGGAGCCAGAACAGGCACACTTTGTGGCCTTCAGCGCACACACCCGCATGTCCGGCGTCGACCTGCCAGACGGGCGCACCATCCGCAAAGGGGCCATGGATGCCATCAGTCGCCATGTGCAGTCGCTCGGTGGGCAAGTCCCGCTTGAACTGGCCAACCGGGTTGAGGCGGTTGCCCGCAAAGGGGCCACCCCGCTGGTGGTATCGGATGGCAAGCATCTGCTGGGCGTGGTGGAGCTCTCCGATGTGGTGAAACACGGCATCAAGGAGAAGTTTGCGCACTTCCGGGCGATGGGGGTCAAAACCATCATGATCACCGGGGACAACCCCTTGACCGCAGCCGCCATAGCGGCCGAAGCCGGGGTCGACGATTACATTGCGGAGGCAACCCCCGAGGACAAGCTGGCCCGTATCCGCAAGGAACAGGCAGGTGGCCGACTGGTCGCCATGGTCGGTGACGGCACCAACGATGCCCCGGCACTGGCCCAGGCAGATGTCGGTCTGGCCATGAACTCAGGAACACAGGCCGCCAAGGAAGCCGGCAATATGGTCGATCTGGACAACGATCCCGCCAAACTGCTGCAGGTGGTAGAAATCGGCAAGCAGCAGCTGATCACCCGCGGGGCGCTCACCACCTTCTCTCTGGCCAATGATGTATCCAAGTACTTTGCCATCCTGCCCGCGCTGTTTGCCGGTGCGATTCCCGCCATGGCCACGCTGAATGTCATGCAGCTGTCCAGCCCGAACAATGCGGTGATTGCCGCCTTGCTGTTCAACGCGATCATCATCCCGGCGCTGATCCCGCTGGCGCTGCGCGGAGTACGCTTCCGCCCGTCAACCGCAACGGCGCTGTTACGACGCAACATGCTGGTGTATGGGCTCGGCGGCATCATCCTGCCGTTCCCGGCCATCAAGTTGATCGACATGCTGTTGCATGCCACCTTTGGCGCATGA
- the kdpA gene encoding potassium-transporting ATPase subunit KdpA: MLDLFLVLALALVLGWPLGHYLSAVMKGAPMRGDRCFGWIEAPVYRLLGVDPAQGMRWQAYAKAFLFSNLMLAGVVWVQLMCQGWLPLNPDGVPNMRWDLALHTMVSFLTNTNQQHYSGQAQLSYLSQMTCIVGLQVITPMMGLALVAATLRGLFGGRKTEQAGAALDVGNYWADVLRPAVRVFIPVAMLFAVLLTTQGVPSTLSAGPVAHPVDASAGMATQKIPLGPVAAMVSVKQLGTNGGGWYGPNSSVALENPSPLTNLLQCLALILFPVAIAFMIGPFTGRKKFSALVLGTMLLMSLLSATASWWLESHPAVASSQVVMEGKEVRLGVDASAVWSAFTTQSSNGSVNAMHDSLTPLTGMVAMSNMLINAIWGGVGCGLQQFLVYLLLSVFLAGLMTGRTPELFGRKVEAGEVKLLAVLVLLQPLVLLGMTALTLSLPALTGNSNPGFHGISQVFYEFTSAFANNGSGFEGLGDASYWWNLSCALVLLLGRYPALILPLIIAARLGSKRVAPEGGGSLQVETPTFALTLIAVVVILTLLQFLPVLVLGPIAEHLSLMAH, encoded by the coding sequence GTGTTAGACCTGTTTCTTGTGCTGGCACTGGCCTTGGTGCTCGGCTGGCCGCTAGGCCATTACCTTTCAGCGGTCATGAAAGGCGCCCCCATGCGGGGCGATCGCTGCTTTGGCTGGATTGAAGCCCCGGTTTACCGCCTGCTGGGGGTGGACCCTGCGCAGGGCATGCGCTGGCAAGCCTACGCCAAGGCGTTCCTGTTCAGTAACCTGATGCTGGCCGGAGTGGTGTGGGTGCAGCTGATGTGCCAGGGCTGGCTCCCCCTCAACCCGGATGGTGTGCCGAATATGCGCTGGGATTTGGCGCTGCACACCATGGTGTCCTTTTTGACCAACACCAATCAGCAGCATTACTCGGGTCAAGCTCAGCTATCTTACCTGTCCCAGATGACCTGCATCGTTGGCTTGCAAGTCATCACCCCGATGATGGGCCTCGCGCTGGTGGCCGCCACCTTGCGTGGTCTGTTTGGCGGTCGCAAGACCGAACAGGCGGGCGCCGCACTGGATGTCGGGAATTACTGGGCTGATGTCCTGCGCCCTGCAGTACGGGTATTTATCCCCGTGGCAATGCTGTTTGCCGTGTTGCTCACTACCCAAGGCGTGCCCTCAACCTTGTCGGCAGGGCCCGTGGCGCACCCTGTTGACGCCAGCGCAGGCATGGCGACGCAAAAGATTCCGCTTGGCCCCGTCGCCGCCATGGTGTCAGTCAAGCAGTTGGGTACCAATGGTGGTGGCTGGTATGGCCCGAACAGCAGTGTGGCGCTGGAAAACCCCAGCCCGCTGACCAACTTGCTGCAATGTCTGGCCTTGATTTTGTTCCCGGTCGCCATTGCATTCATGATCGGCCCGTTTACCGGGCGCAAGAAGTTCTCGGCCCTGGTGCTGGGCACCATGTTGCTGATGTCGCTCCTGTCCGCGACCGCCTCATGGTGGCTAGAAAGTCACCCAGCAGTGGCTTCAAGCCAGGTCGTCATGGAAGGCAAAGAGGTACGCCTGGGCGTGGATGCGTCAGCAGTCTGGTCGGCCTTCACCACCCAAAGCAGCAATGGCTCTGTCAATGCCATGCATGATTCGCTGACCCCGCTGACCGGCATGGTCGCAATGAGCAATATGCTGATCAATGCCATCTGGGGCGGTGTTGGCTGCGGTTTGCAGCAGTTTCTGGTGTACCTGCTGCTGTCGGTGTTTTTGGCAGGATTGATGACGGGCCGGACACCGGAATTGTTTGGCCGCAAGGTGGAAGCCGGTGAAGTGAAATTGCTGGCGGTACTGGTCCTGCTGCAGCCGCTGGTGCTTTTGGGCATGACCGCGCTGACGCTGAGCCTGCCCGCCCTCACCGGCAATTCCAATCCGGGCTTCCATGGCATCAGCCAGGTGTTTTATGAGTTCACCTCGGCATTTGCCAACAATGGCTCTGGCTTTGAGGGGCTGGGTGATGCCAGTTACTGGTGGAACCTGAGCTGCGCATTGGTCCTGTTACTCGGACGCTACCCCGCACTGATCTTGCCGCTGATCATTGCAGCCCGTTTGGGCAGCAAGCGAGTTGCCCCCGAAGGTGGCGGTAGTCTGCAAGTAGAAACACCGACCTTTGCCCTCACGCTGATTGCGGTGGTGGTGATCCTGACCCTGCTGCAGTTCTTGCCGGTACTGGTTTTAGGCCCGATTGCCGAGCATCTGTCGCTGATGGCCCATTAA
- a CDS encoding Bax inhibitor-1 family protein: protein MQPYGIPSYGAAAGLQERNKVLRNTYLLLALSMIPTIAGALLGMQMHFMMGGLGLRLLVFIGVSFAFMFMIERTKHSSMGVVLLLAFTFFMGFWLSQLLQVALMFRNGAQAIGLAGGATATIFFALSTLATVTKKDFSFLGKFLFIGLIVMLVAGIANMFLHLPVMTLVLCSMGALIFSLYILYDVSRVVNGGETNYITAALAIYLDIYGLFQNLLVLILSLTGNDD from the coding sequence ATGCAACCCTATGGCATCCCGAGTTACGGCGCTGCCGCTGGCCTGCAAGAGCGCAACAAGGTGTTGCGCAATACCTATCTGCTGCTCGCGCTGTCCATGATCCCGACCATTGCCGGTGCGCTGCTGGGCATGCAAATGCACTTCATGATGGGTGGCCTGGGCCTGCGCTTACTGGTGTTCATTGGCGTATCGTTTGCCTTCATGTTCATGATCGAGCGGACCAAGCACAGCAGCATGGGCGTGGTGTTGTTGCTGGCGTTCACCTTCTTTATGGGCTTCTGGCTGTCGCAGTTGCTGCAAGTGGCGCTGATGTTCCGTAACGGTGCTCAGGCGATTGGTCTGGCCGGTGGTGCTACGGCGACCATCTTCTTCGCACTCTCCACGCTGGCGACCGTGACCAAGAAGGATTTCAGCTTCCTGGGCAAGTTCCTGTTCATTGGCTTGATCGTGATGCTGGTGGCTGGTATTGCCAATATGTTCCTGCACCTGCCGGTGATGACGCTGGTGCTGTGCTCGATGGGTGCGCTGATTTTCAGCCTGTACATCCTGTACGACGTGAGCCGGGTGGTGAACGGTGGTGAAACCAATTACATCACTGCTGCATTGGCGATCTATCTGGACATCTATGGTCTGTTCCAGAACCTGCTGGTGCTGATCCTGTCGTTGACCGGTAATGACGACTAA